AAAAGTACGGGAGATGCGATGGATATTAAAGTCAATGCTCCCATCATTCAGAGTATTTTTTATAAAAACAGTACACTGCACGACGGTGCTCTGATCATAGAAGGAGATAGGATTACTGCCACAAGAGTGATTTTACCGGTCTCAGAAAATCGTGAAATTCCCCAGCGTTTTGGGTTGCGCCACAGGGCAGCTGTAGGTCTTACAGAACGCAGCGGCGCCATTGCCGTGATCGTGAGTGAGGAAACCGGACAGATATCTCTGGTTCACGACGGTGCTTTTGAAGGCTACACAGACACTGAACAACTTGCTACCAAAATCAAAAAACTGCTGGAATAATGGAAAGGGAATGCAAGAATTGTGGTCAAGTCCTGTATGCTCAGCATGATTTTTGTTTTCGTTGTGGTGCAAAATGGATTGAGAAGCGCATCACTATGAAGAATGTCGCACACGACTTCAGCGATATGTATCTGGGACTCGACACTAAGTTTGTCCATACCTTTTTTGACCTTTTCCGTAAACCCGAAATGGTAATTAATGGATATATCCATGGTCGCCGTACCTATTATATGGACGCCATCCGATATACTTTGCTGGCAATTTTTGTTTCAGGTATCAATGTTTTTGTGATGAAAAATTCGGGTGCGCTGGATAGTTTGATGAATGATCTTTATTCTGGTGAGATTTATAGAGAGATTTATTCAGAAAAGCAATTGGAATTTCAAAAAAGTTTCCAAAGCAAATTTATGGACTATCAGGGATTCTTTATTCTGTTGACAATTCCGTTATTGGCTCTTGCTGCACGGATCACTTTTTGGGGAAAGAAATACTATAATTATACGGAGCAGGTGGTGTTCTATTTGTACACCTATGCCCACATGACCATTGCAACAACACCCATTACCATTTTTTTACTGTATGTCAACGTGGAATTATTTCTTTGGTGGAGCACATTGGTATTCCCTGCGCAACTCTTATTTAACGCCCTTTGCTATAAGCGATGTTTTAATCTAAGTTTAGGCGCGACAGTCCTGAAAACACTTGTGGGTCTAATGGTTTTTACAATTCTACTAGTTTTAATTGCTCTAATAACTTTACTTGTGATTGCGCTGGTAACGATTATAGCGATAAAGTATTTTAACGTAGATCCAGAGGTGGTCAAACAAAGTTTTGGTGCAGGCTAAGCCACCTCCTGCTGTGCAAATTGCACCTCGTACAGGTTGCGGTAGTAGCCATTCTCCTTTTCAAGCAACTCAGAGTGGTTGCCCATTTCCACGATCTGACCGGCATCCATCACGATGATCTTATCGGCTTTTTTGATAGTAGCTAGGCGGTGTGCGATGATGATGGAGGTTCTTCCTTTAGTAATGATTTCTGTCGCTTCTTGAATCAGTTGCTCGCTGTGCGCATCTATGGAGCTGGTCGCCTCATCGAGAATCAGAATACTTGGATTTGAAACGTAAGCTCGCAAGAAGGCAATAAGCTGGCGCTGTCCAGAGCTGAGCATCACACCACGCTCTTTTACATTATAGTCGTATCCGTTTGGCAGGCTGGAGATAAAATCATGAACTCCTATTTTTTTTGCTGCTATAATTACATCTTCTTTTGAGATGGTTTCATCTTGAAGTGTGATGTTGTTAAGAATAGTATCTGCAAAGAGGAAAACATCTTGTAGCACCACCGCTATTTGTGATCGTAGGGAGTGAAGTTGGTACGCTTTCGCGGAAGCGGAATCAATCAAAATATCTCCACCGTTAATCTCATAAAACCTAGAAAGAAGATTGATAATAGTCGATTTTCCAGCACCGGTCGCACCCACAATCGCAACAGTTTCTCCCGCATTTACTTTGAAGCTAAGGTTTTTTAAGACCAATTCATCCTCAACGTAGCCGAAGTCAACATTCTTAAACTCAATCTCACCCTTAAGATCAGCTGCGATTTTTTCTCCTTGATCTTCAATTTGGGAATCGGTATCGAGAATGGTGAACACACGATTAGCGGCAACCATACCCATTTGAAGCGTATTGAATTTATCGGCGATCTGGCGCAGTGGTCTGAAAAGCTTCTGAGACAAATCGATAAACATGACTATCGTTCCTATTTCCACCATGCTGACCTCAGCACCTATATTCATGATCACACCTATGTACACGATGAGACCTATGGTGATACTGGACGCCATTTCAGCAATGGGGAAGAAGATGGAGTTGTACCAGACCGTTTTAACCCAAGCGTTGCGGTGCTTGTCATTAATTTCTTTGAAGCGCTGGTACTCTATCTTCTCCCGATTGAAAATTTGCACGATTTTCATGCCCGTGACACGCTCTTGTACAAAGCTGTTAAGGTTAGAAACCTGATTGCGCACATCTTCAAAAGCTTTTTTCATAGCCTTCTGGAACACTCGGGTCGCATACAAAATAAACGGCATCACGATGAGAGCGATAAGCGTCAATCTCCAGCTGTTGAAAGCCATGAAGCCCAGCACCACTATCATTTTAAGCAGGTCAGAAATGATCACAAATAATCCTTGTGAAAAAATACTTGCGATTGTTTCTATGTCACTTACAGCACGCGTGACCAATTTCCCCACCGCACTCTTGTCAAAATACTTCATCTTGAAGCCTAGCATGTGGTCAAAAAGCTTCAATCGCAGATCACGGATTACTTGTTGCCCGAGCCAGTTGGCATAATAGATAAAGCTCAATTGAAGCAGCACATCTGCGATCAAAACAGCGACCATAAGCCCGATTACCGTCATGAAACCCTGAAACTCTCGCGGTATTATATGGTCATCGATCGCCACCTTAATCAAATAAGGCATTCCTATCGCGACAACTGCGGTAAGGATCGCGCTAAGTGCCACGAAATAGAAAGTCCCTCGATACGGTTTAGTAAAGGAGATTAACCTCTTAAATAGGCGGGTGTCAAATGCATTTCCCGTGGTAGATGCCATACTAGCGATTGATATCTTTGAGTATTTGCTTTAATTCTTCTGGTCGTTGCGTTCCCACAACATATTCTTTGGTCTTGCTTTTATGGGAAACCTTAAAGTGCAGTCCTTTGCTACCTCTGGTATTATAAACAGTTCCGTATCCCGTCCAAATTCTGATACCCCACCCACCTACAAAACCGTAATCGATGACTTCTGGATCTTTCAAGTCCTCCCAGAACCATTTCTTGGTCAAGAATGGAACGTAATTGATTTTGATAAAGTCTTGAGTGATTTCAGTTTTTAAAACCAGTGCAAACATAAGTACGCTTATCGCTACTGGTAAAAGGCTTAGCAGAAGTTTAATAGGAAGTTCTAAAGTTGCTCCGTCCTCCTGAACAAGCCAGATCCCAATCAGGCACAAAACCATTAGTAAGGCTGTTCCCCACGTCACCCAAGGTGAAAAACGCTGCTTTTCTTGAAATAGAACTTTCATGAATGTAAAGGTACGCGATCGGGATATACTATTTTGGTCAGGTAAAGTCCTTGACCTGGAGCGCTGGGACCTGCTTGATTACGGTCTTGAGATTTTATGATGTGGTCTAAATCCTCCACCATTTTCTTACCGTAACCTATTTCTAAAAGCGTTCCCATGACTGCTCGTACCATATTCCGCAAGAACCGATCTGCAGTGATATGGAAAA
This genomic interval from Nonlabens spongiae contains the following:
- a CDS encoding DUF3667 domain-containing protein, which translates into the protein MKNVAHDFSDMYLGLDTKFVHTFFDLFRKPEMVINGYIHGRRTYYMDAIRYTLLAIFVSGINVFVMKNSGALDSLMNDLYSGEIYREIYSEKQLEFQKSFQSKFMDYQGFFILLTIPLLALAARITFWGKKYYNYTEQVVFYLYTYAHMTIATTPITIFLLYVNVELFLWWSTLVFPAQLLFNALCYKRCFNLSLGATVLKTLVGLMVFTILLVLIALITLLVIALVTIIAIKYFNVDPEVVKQSFGAG
- a CDS encoding ABC transporter ATP-binding protein produces the protein MASTTGNAFDTRLFKRLISFTKPYRGTFYFVALSAILTAVVAIGMPYLIKVAIDDHIIPREFQGFMTVIGLMVAVLIADVLLQLSFIYYANWLGQQVIRDLRLKLFDHMLGFKMKYFDKSAVGKLVTRAVSDIETIASIFSQGLFVIISDLLKMIVVLGFMAFNSWRLTLIALIVMPFILYATRVFQKAMKKAFEDVRNQVSNLNSFVQERVTGMKIVQIFNREKIEYQRFKEINDKHRNAWVKTVWYNSIFFPIAEMASSITIGLIVYIGVIMNIGAEVSMVEIGTIVMFIDLSQKLFRPLRQIADKFNTLQMGMVAANRVFTILDTDSQIEDQGEKIAADLKGEIEFKNVDFGYVEDELVLKNLSFKVNAGETVAIVGATGAGKSTIINLLSRFYEINGGDILIDSASAKAYQLHSLRSQIAVVLQDVFLFADTILNNITLQDETISKEDVIIAAKKIGVHDFISSLPNGYDYNVKERGVMLSSGQRQLIAFLRAYVSNPSILILDEATSSIDAHSEQLIQEATEIITKGRTSIIIAHRLATIKKADKIIVMDAGQIVEMGNHSELLEKENGYYRNLYEVQFAQQEVA